In the genome of Rissa tridactyla isolate bRisTri1 chromosome Z, bRisTri1.patW.cur.20221130, whole genome shotgun sequence, the window TTTTTAAGAGGAAATTAGCTTTGTTTAGCCTGTAGCTAGTAATAGATTTCCTTTAGAAGGGCATTCATTAAACTGGAGAGGACACATTGCAAGTGGAAATACTTTTATCTCAAAGATAACAGAAATTCAAAGTATACAACAGCATATACTAAATCACACTGgattagaaaaagcaaacaaaaaataaagctgctttccaagaccataagaagaaaaagacatgctCACAAGAGGCATAACAATAATTTAAGAGTAACTCAACAGTTATAGCTTTTTATGTGGTGAAACATTAACAActgtgtttatttctttatttcttatcAGTTGGTAAAATAACTCAAGCTGCTTATTTGGACACAAACAGCAAAATGTGAAAGGCTAATGTGAAAGTCGCAAAATTCTTAAGGGGAAAAGATAAGCTTCTAACAGGCTTAAGCAAGTAAGTTTTATGCCAAATGTCCAAAGAAGAGGACTTCGTATAGAATTTATGCCCAAGAGCTGGCTACAAACTTTTAAACTTCCATAACAAAAATCAATTTGGTGACTGGTTAAGCTTCTAGAGTTGTTCTTTTAATGGTCTTTCCACACGCCTATGGATTTCAAGTCACATAGGCATTTTGACTATTTACCTTCATGCTAAATTCAGGACAATTCGTTACAGTGTCTCTCAGCCACAGTACAGCATCTGGAGTCCACATGCCAGTGTTAGGAGGCAGGTCTGCTAGGCAGCATTTTATAGCCTAAGAACAGAATTAAGTATAATTTAGTAACATGGGAACTAGTCCACAATTCCTATTCACAGAAACTTCATTAATGCTGACAGACTCAATAATGTATGACAAACAGAAAGAGACAAAGGAACAAGTAAAACCAGTACCATTACACATACACAACATCCTGTTGATACACAGGACCTTATGGTTTATTTCAGGCAAAGATGCACAATGACATACACTCCAATGTTGAAtgctattaaacaaaacaaaatttcattACATAAACCTTGAAGCAGCAGCACCACAAACACTGCCAAGACATCTAGCACAGGTTAGCTTTAACATGTCTTTATACCTGAGGAGGTATTGCAATTACTTCTCTCAGGAATTGTGGTGGGATTTCTCTAAGCTCTGATATTTTTACAGTTGCAGCTGTTCCAGTATCCATGAACTGCACATCAAGCGCCCGCCTAGAGTGAATAAGTCttatctgaaagaagaaaacaaaagcaccaTTTTGAGGTTAAAAACACAACAGTGACACATACACTATAACAAGTTTCATAGAAACTATGGATTCAGATTTAGCTGAACAAAAAGAGCCATTCCTATGTGGGAAAACTGTAGCTGTTCTTTGAATACTGCTTACCTCTACACGTGCCCATTTTCCTTTGGAAGGAAACAAGCAGATTTTGCCACAGAAAGGTAGCGATACACTAAACTCAGATGTCTGCTGCAAAtataaaaacagaagttaaaacgCATGGAGCTATTAATATCTGGCACTCAACCATTTCAAAAGCCCTACATCGAATAAACAGTTCTGAGAAGCAAGAACTCTGTTTCAAATATAAAGTCTCTTTCCAGCCTCAGAAGCATTTCTTATCATGTTGTTTTAAGCTTCCCCAATCAGTAAAGCTTTAATTCCAAGCTGTATATCTTACACACAAACTGAGAGAAAATAaagtgccagggaaaaaaaacacatttggaaaCACAGAATATGAAATCACTGACCATTGCCTTTAATGTTCTGAAAGCAAGAGCAGTTTAGAGCTGTGACAGACAACTGAAAAAGCTCCTACCTTTATATTCTAGAACACATCATTTGTTCAGATATTTAACAACCCAAATTTACTCCTGACCCAATGCAAGTCTTATGGGGGTAACATTCACCATCATGATCCTAAATAACATAACAAGACAATGGCTGCACTATAAAAAGCATGAAGAAACTCCATTTGAAGACCCATCGACACCTTAGTTTGTTTAAATtctcaagcaaaataaaaaccctCAAGATAAGCTGCAAAGTCAAGATTGCTTCTTTTACCTCCATACACAGATTAAGAGATGATGAATGTCAAAGTCTCCCTGAGAACCTAACATACACTCTGTCCAGAAAATCTGAACTTCTGAAACACCTGTCTGGCTGCCTTTGTGTCGCTAAAGCTTTCAGGGTTCTATATGCTTTCCTTCAGTGTTTAGTTTGCTTGAAACTGAATCTTGATAACTGAGAGGTAAAGTATTTCCAGATGGTGTGTGTTCCATAACAACCCTAAAGCTCAACTTCTACACCTAAAAccactttcatagaatcatagaatgtgctgggttggaagggacctttaaaggtcatctagtccaacccccctgcagtcagcagggacatcttcaactagatcaggttgctcagagcctcatcaagcctggccttgaatgtctccaggggtggggcctccgccacctctctgggcaacctgtgccagtgtctcaccaccctcattgtaaagaacttcttcctaatggctaatctaaacctacccagctctagtttaaaaccattgctccttgtcctatcactacaggcccttgcaaacagcccctccccagctttcctgtaggcccccttcaggtactagaaggctgctataatgtctccccagagccttctcgtctccaggctgaacaaccccagctctctcagcctgtcttcacaggagaggtgctccagccctctcatcatcttcgtggccctacTTTGATGGAGTAGTTTTCACAAGCAGCAGTTCTAACAGGACCTTTAAGGATCTGCACTTCATGGTTTAAATCTCTAAGGCTCACTTGAATGTTGAACAAATTAGATTCTCTTaagatttcttctcttttgtataAATTCTCTTGAGTCTATTAAGGGTTGTTGCATGGGTCTGTAAATGGCTGGTGGAATGTCGGACTTCTGTCACATGCCTATTTCAAAGCAACTTCAGACTTTTGAAAACGCCTCTTATACGTCAGTTGTAGTTGAAATCTGCCACAACATTCAAAAGCTAAGGGTACAAGGACAAGACATCAGATCAAAGCCATCCAATGTCCAAGGAAGCCAGCTTAAAAAGAACAGACCTTGATTACACTGCTTTTATTGTCACTTTGCACAGTATGCTGTGGGCCAGGCTGCTTATGCACCTCAATTTCATCACGTAAGtaaaacttccagaaaaaaaaaatggcagtatCTCCACAGGCTTTATACCAATCTGATGCAGTTTCCACTGTAAGCTTCCCGTTATGAGACATATCGTTACTGTTCAAGGGAAGTTATAAGTATTCACGGAAAGTTGTAAGCAGCTACTGAAACCTTAGAGACAGCTTATGAACAGAAAAGCGTAAAAAGACACTTTTCACGCTGAAGGATGCACCCCAAAAAACTAGGAAGAGAATTTATAGCCTTTTTGAATAGTCTGTGGCTACCTCAGAAATGCGAACTTATATGCAAGGAAAATGATTGGTACAGTCTGAAGAAAGGCTACGTGACTTCACCATTTCTCTCACCATAGAACATACCTTGTAATGGAAGTAGTCTTCTAATTTCTGCAAGATTTCAGAAAGTCTAGACAAGCCTTTAGATGGCACTTGGCAATACAGGCTTCCATCAGAGAAAACACTGGTTACTTTGACATTTGTATAGAGTGCATCTACCTGCAACGGTAAGATTTTcacaagaaaaggagggggggaaccATACACACCAACTTAGCAAATTTCTGAGTACTTTTTTTTGTCCACCCAAGACCTTAGCAGTCAATGATTTTCAATGGattaagaagaaaacaggaaaacggTACCTGTAGGTGCAGTTCAAGGGACTTGTCATACAATGCCTTCAGACAAGTAGCATTGATGTTGATATCGTCTTCTCCGGAAGTGTCATAGAGAACAAGAAGAGGAATATCACTCTTTTCCAGTATTTCCACAGCAAATATCTTAAAGCACGTCTGCAATTCCACAGTCTTTACTAGGACAGGATCATCACAGAAGGCTTCCAGTCCTGTAAGACACACCATACTTTTTAGGTATCACTgtattcaaagggaaaaataacaacCAGGTCTGTGTTTGCAACAGGAATCTTTCCAAGAATCAGGATGTAGCAGGAAAGCTGTACTGCACCCCTACTTATATTCTGCTTAATTTCCACctttttaacacagaaaactgtctttggggctgggggtggcgcggaaagaaaagaaaagaaaaaaatcctcttcagAAAGAGTCAAGGGAAAtgggcagagaaaaaaggaatgcatccaagtattaaaaaaaccaacgaaacaagaaaaaaagctcattCATGGccactttatttatttagaataaaatattttttaaaagttagaaaTGCCTACCAGTTTTAGGAAGGTAAATAATTTGCATCAGAGTCTAAGAAGTCTGCAAGTATGCAAGTACTGAAAGGGGAAGGACCACATGAAATAACTAAATAGGATCACATTTAGAAATATTGCCCAACCTAGCCAGAACAGATGTGCCACATTTGTGGAAAAAGAAGCTGTGCTAGTACATTGCTTCACACAACAGCAAATGTTTCCTTATATTTCTTTAGGCTTGCATATATTAAAGGGACAAAGATATCCAAGCTAAGTGCAGAAACAACTAAGGTCCATTACAGATATACTTGCTATCAAGGTCCTCTAATATCAAGGTTTCTTTACAAAACTCTCCTTcacatccttccttccttccttttcctcctttcgcTGCCTACCTGCTTAGACCAGCTGTCTTGGACAAAATCTAACATACATAGAGTTATTACAAACAAGGATCAAAACTCCCAGACTGAGACACTTCAATCCATAAATCATGCAACAGCAAGCTGTATAGTCAACACTGCCAGTTTACATTTTGCAGGTTCACTTACCTGCCAGTTTACATTTTGCAGCTTGAAATGGAAGTGAATAGAACTGTTTCTGTAGTTTGTACACACTGTTATTTTCAACAAACTCACTGAAGCCATGATCAACATAGCATACCTAATAAtggaaaagggaataaaagcaTACGATCATGAATATAATtataaatgttttcttgtgtCTAGGAAAAATGTATTCTGTTCCAACACTCTCTGTGCAGTCACAAACAAATCACTTTTCACTAATTTAGTACTACATAACACCAatcatctcatttttatttcactgcttGAACATTCAGAGTTTTCAGGGAAAGCCGCCTTCTCAAGATCTCCGTAAAAACATCCTCTCCAACTGTTCCACAGAATCTCAACTCTGAATAGGAACAGTGCTGGAAGGACTTAGCACATATTACCTCAAATCACATGaagaaaggtaataaaaaaatttttatttgcaaagtttTGAAAGAGTTGAAAATTCAAATACCACTCAAGTGCCATTCtatgttttgccttttgtttttataGCATTAAGAGAATCATTCTGATTTATGCTTATACATATACCACAGTCAATGCAGGAAATCAGTAGGGAAACTGCTGTTTGACAGCAAATAACTTGAACTAAAGTGAGAGTAAGAAGGCTTTGACAGGACTTTTTACAACTTTTTTCTAAACTCTATCATGCAAAATGTCTGCATACCAAACACTGAAAGGCGAGTCTGAACACTGTTTCAGAGGATAATCAGCAAATACTGCAATAAAGCAGTAGCCTTCTTTTGTCTGATAGCTCTAGCTGGAGAGAAATTAGAGGCAAGCTTGCTACCAATGTCCTTGCCACTTCTCTAAATCCAACAATCTTTCACAAAACTGAGTTCTGACTGCCCCCTCCAAGTTCCACCTGAAGGGTAAAACTCAATTCTAATACACgtgctatttaaatatttatgaaatggaTCAACTTTAGAAGTATGTTAAGCACACCTGGGTAAAAAGTGATCTAActgagggaagaaacaaaaaataaaaagctatcaCTAATGTTTGAGTGGCACGAAATAATTGAGAAGTTTGAAactttttttacagttttatagTATGTTCTAGTTTCATTGCAGATGGCAAGAAGAGTCTGCTTGGCCCAGGAAAAGTTTAACCGAGGAGTTAAATAATCTGGAAGGGGTTTAACTAAAATGCACGCTACATCTAACTCCCAGGATATTAGATCTGCCCGGAAGGGAACACAAGTATATCCGTCTCATTGTCTTGCTATTTAGTGCATAGTTCAGTACAAGATTTCAAACAAGATCTATCAGCAAGTgaattttattcttctctttcctttcctctgtccCTCTCCAACTAGTGCTACTACACCCATTCCCCCTAAGGACAATCAAAGGTACATTTTCAGTACAAAAGTGCTATAGGGCCCAGTCCTatgcaaaccacaaaacaaaatcccaaaactCAAactatttatggaaaaaaaccctgaaagacCATTTAAATTTGGCAATCACATAACTTCAAAATAGCCTTAATTTCTCATATAACTGAAAATAGAAGTACTtcaggggaagaaagaagagaatgcCAGTGCAGCATATTTAGGAATTAACTGCCTGTCTAAAACCCAAGATTGTTTCAAGTCTTTCTCCAGTGTACTCCAAAGAAGTAATTGCTTGCCTTTATTCTGTTGTCTTCTAGAGAAATTATCCGAGCACGCAACCAGGCGTCTTCTTCAGCGTGTACTGCAACAAGTTGCCCAACGCTTAGAGATTGAGCTAGTGACACTGTACTGTTCTGACTGTAGTATGCTTTCATGTCATCTTCCATTTGTTCCTGGGCAGAAGAATAATCTTTGCCCACATATCTACAGTATtttacaaaaaaccaaaacaaaacaaaaaacaccacaaaagtTAGGATGCAACGTCAAAAAGCTGAATAAAAACTAAGATCATTTACAGGCATATATGAATATAAGTAAATTATGGATATATACTCTTCCTAAGCATATCAGTATTCAAACTCTTTTCCCACTAAAAGGGCTATAGAAAAGTAACAGACATAAAATTTAGTACGTTTGTTGACAGCTAAAGGTAGTCCAGCAGCGTATAATCTAACATGCTCAACTAGATTTTTAGTAAGAGCTCTTACTTGATTATTACAATCATGTAAGGCAACTCGACCACAACAGAATAGTATCTGGGACCAAGTATAAAAAGAGAACTAATATGTCATCTCTGAAGTTACTCTGTCAATAACAAACACCAGTTTAATCAGGTTTTCGCTAAGGTTGATCAAAACCAAGGCATCTAAAATAACTTTACAAATCAGCTGTCAAAACATGTGCTGTTTAGTCTTGGCCTTCAGACCAATCCTGATATTAGGCTGTTGACCTGATGGTTCATATGGAAGCAGTTTGTGTTGCATAGATATTCTTTAATAAAGTATATAAACTTAATGAAAACTCCAAATGGGAAGTTCTGAATGCTTCAGAAACAAGTCAGATTACAgcagacaaaaggaaaatttaTTCCCAAATTTGTATTAGTCACTACTGTTTTATTAACTGTTTATgttttatatatgtttatatactGTTTATGAACTTTAACTGTTCATACTATAATTAATACTGTTTATTTCTACCACACAGTTTAGATTACCACCCTATGAAAACCTAGGCTTATTCTGAAGGTCTGCTATGTGCCCAGGATTAGTGTAGATACTGTACTATGACATACTATGCTAACTTTGTTATAAAGATTAAGTTAAATCTGATAACATTCCAGGGAATCCTCATTTTCCTTAAGACAGCCTGCTACCTCACTATCCAACTATACATTGCTTTTCAGAATGATGTCCCTTTTGTTTCTGTGTAAGCACTCATCTACTTCATAACGGACATGGCGTGCGGCGGCAGTCACACACATGCTACTTAAAAGTTAATTTCTTAACATTTGTTTCATAAAGATACTTAACAGACAGTAGGAGTATCTTCACAAAAAGTAGAATGACCTTTCAGAATTTTCTGCCTCGCTCACTATTTTCTGGTCATAGGTGAGCATCATACTGAAAAAGCTTTTGGCTGCTCAAAGccaactgaaaaattacttttcagataCTTTAGAAAAAGCAACCTCAAAAAAGTGAGTTAGAGAGTAATCTATATGTGCAGGTGGCCGGACACAGCAAGGATGCACTCAGCCCCATTCTTAGTCTCAACTGCAATCAATTCCCATGTCAACTAAAGCTTGCTGCTTCATTGTGAAACACACAGAGGGTTATGCTTCCATAGAGAAACAAGCTATAAAATTTTGtcaaaaaagataaaagaagagggaaaaaagtatCTGAGCTGAAGCACAGAAACTCAAGGTAGTTGAGAATAAAACAAGATAGCTAATTATTTCTTGTGAGAATTCAAATGTAGCACCTAGCATATCATCTCCACCTCCAACCACACTGTTGTAGATGTATAGCAAATATCTAGGAGTGTTTCTACCACTTCATTTTCATTCTGACTACATCAGAATTCTTACAGAATTGTCTCAAAATTGAAATAGCAACAAACCTTCCAGCTTTGTCTTAATTAGTACTGCAGTTGAAAGGTTTCAGCCAAACAACACTTAGCCACATACCAAGAAAGTAAACAGATATTGCTCCATCCCCAAGACAGAAAGAGGAATCTTGATTTTATTGAGCCTGCAAAAATCAACATCAACCAAGAGCTGTTACACAGTTCTTGTGTAGATCAGGTAAAAACTGCTAGTACGTGCATAGGAAAGGTGAGTCCATGCATTGTTTCCTCCCTATAAGTCTACACAAACGTTTTCTTATCATGGCAAAAAACTATTCCCTTCAGGGCTAGTTTCATCTTGAAGAGAAATGACCTTGCCCATGAAGTACATAGATAACTCTAAGTAATCATTTCTGTATCTAGGGCCAAGAAACCACTAATCACCACCATATACTGACaaattcagaaattttaaaaagacttcAATAAGACCAAGAAGCATGGTCCAAAATTTGGAAATTGCTGCTTTAGAGAAATTTTAACATAATCACCCTCAGCTCATCAGTGTCATATGGTAGTTTAATTCATGGGATTTGAAGCATTCCCCCAAATAATCAGTGGAAACATCCTTAAAATAACAGATTAGAAAGCTTGTTACTCCACATATACAGCAAGTTGTCAATGCTGCCAGAATTAAAAGGTGTGCAGTGAGAAGGTAAAAGCTTTGCAGATTTAAGTCCCACCTGCATAGCAAACTGGAATTAAGAGACAGGTAATTTGTTCCTGCTCTTCCCAATACAAAACATGCAATATGCATCATGTCTGTTTCAGCATCTCTACGTACAGATGATTATATGTCTTAAATTGGCTTTATTTCTTGGAACGATTCATCCTCATCATCTTCCACGTCTTAGACTAAATTCAAACAGAGCTCTCACAGGAACAACCGAAAACAtaaagcctctcttttctttgaTGTAGTTCTTCCTCCTGGGATTTCTTGTTTTAAGCTTTGGCTCACTCACAAATTCCAGCTGGGTCTTATTCACTAAAATGATTGACTCATTCAACATTAATGAAGGATGAAGAATTTTGCCTTAAATTATGCTTTGTTGTAAGACCAGTATACTAAATAAATGTATAAGTGATGTGCAAAAAAAGCTTATCTGAGAAAAAGCACAATATAGGAATGGTGCTAGCAGCTAAAACAAAGGTGGCAACATTCTCAAATGAGAATTTCTCTGATAACCCCTAAGTATGGGGATTTTCACTACACATCACCAGCCATTAAGATTCCATGACTTCACAGAACTAAAAGGGTGGAGTGACACACACAGAAAGTTCAAGGTTGAGTACATTACTGACAGCTAGAGAGAAAAAGGATGGCTAAATTTCAGCCTGAAGGCTAGAGTCTTGAATATTGCAAACCAGCAATAAGGAACAGGGTATTagtttcacagtgaaaaaatctGTAAGTAAACTGCACACATAGTTATTTTGATCCTAACAAGGACTTCTGACAATGACTGGAACTATctaatgaaaagagaaactgcAGAAACTAGTAGGAAAAAACAGAGCTATCAATACAGTAGATTACCACACAGTTCCTCAATTAATCCTTTGAAGTGTCATACAAAACTTCTTAAGATTTGGCTcgatttgaaataattttcaaaatgaaatatcctCTATaaaaagtgtttgggtttttttgtttgttggtttgttttaaagaactGCTAGGATTTGTGTGTTTTATCCCAACAATCAAGTATAGAAAGCTTATCATGGTATTTTCTGAAACAGTACAGTAATATATATGCAAGACAGCCACTTCAATGCACTTCTTACACTGTTCTCTAAGGCTGGGCTGATTAGCAACCAAACCAAGAAGCACCAGTAGTTTATTGCTGGATGGAATCTCATCCATTGCCAAAAGTGAGAACTGCAGTGTAATCTAAATACATTCAAGTCATACCTAGTTAGTAGTAAGTCAGttatagaagtaaaaaaaaaaattaaaataagtattGCAGTAATATGTGAATGCTACTACGTGTTACAGTagggttattttaaaaagtcttccaaCGGCAAGTCAAATCTGCTTTGATTCTCAGACAAGCTAATGATAGAACTGATGAGCTCAGCATAGAAAAAGTTTCAGAACATTTCCACTTAAGCACAGAGACAAAAGAATTCTTAAGTTTCACTGtcaaaataagtaaataacaAAGTCCTGCAACCTCCTGTTCATCTGTTCTCTTACGGCAGACCTGCACCATATGAGTATATAGatttataaataaagcaaaacagataGATTCTGAAGTATAAACTTGCCTAATTAGGACCTCATTAGTGTTTTTCAGTTCCAACACCATGACGGACACAGATCCTTCCGATGGAATGATTAGAGGAGGAACAGTTATGTTCTCTGGATACTGGTCCTTGGATTCTTCATACTGTTGTTCAGCTGTGGCCTTCACACCGTCGTGCCTCTGGACTTTCTCAGTGACATTCAGATTTTCATCAATGCATCTTTGGGGTTTAGCATATAGGATGGCCTTTCTGGGGACTTCAGATACATAGTCCACTATACATACATCTGAGAGCAACTCTAGATTATTTAGAATGTCTTCTGGAAATTTCACTTGGTAGGTGTCTTGGTACAATTTGGGAAGCGCATTAGCCCAAAGACCACTGGAATACTTCAGCAATATGTTAACAACTTTCTGTTTGACGTCACTACTAAGTGATGCAGGCGTGGTCTCCACATTTGGTTTTAACAAAGGGTCTACTTTTGAAGAAGTGACATTCTGAGATGCCTTTTCTTGCTCTGTATCACCTTTTGCTACGGGTGGTATTTTCTTAGCAGGATAAAGAAGCCCATCCATCTGATCACCCCTGTGTACTTTCTCCaccttggaaaacaaaaagtagAGTCAATAATCAGTTGCATCGCTTGCATCTCTAAGTCTAAATCATTTTGCCAATTACATTTTTATAACATGCATTTTGTACAGACTTTGAAGTGGACATGCACAGGGAGCTGAGCTTGAGGCAGTTACTACAGGATATTATTTCTTGTAATGCTTCGTCCTCCATTTTGAACACACATGACTACATAGTACAGGGCAAATACGCAATGCAAGTCGGACGTGCTTCAAAAGTAGTATAGTCTCTCTTTTCTTCTAGAGGGAGTAGAAGATAACGATATGCTCCACAAACTTAGGTCTTTTGCACATTAATCCCCTTGATCTTCTATGCAGTTAAGCATATCATCAACAAAAGTTTCTGTCTGAGTTTATTGAGGGAAAGAGGATTTGATTGTCCACTTCAGAAACGAAAGGACAACTGTCAGGCAGTGTTGTAAAGGCTATCTGCTGTCATGCTcagggaattattttttcttttaaaaagttctgaAATTAAGGAAGAAATGTCTGGATCATAATAAATTTCATAACAAATTTCATTAGGCCATTGTAAACTATGCCCACAGCCTCCCTCCAGACACAGACATTTTGCAAGTCCGTATATCTCTACCCTTTGCAAAGTTCAATAATAAGCATCTCACATGGTCTGAAGTTACAACCTTGAAAGCATCATTTGAGAACTGCAGAAACAAGCTCACAATAAAATTCCACTTCCTAACCCTGTGCAGTTTCAACCTAGATCAAATTAACTGTAGTTCAGCAGGAATATCTATGTAGAATTGAGGTAACAAAAGCTCTCAGTTTTCACATTGGTCCCAAAGCAAGAACAACTCCTGCAATAAAGTAAGTTACTAAGGTTTACATAGCTCCACCTTGATGTTCCTTCCTCAGAGGAAAAAGACTTTCATCAGTTTCCTGGGTCCACATCACACCAAAGTCCTTTTCAGAGGCAGATCAATGAACAGAACATTGAGTAGTTGAATCACTTGCTGCTACTCAGGGGTAGCATTTACCTTTACAATACTGGTGTCCATACCCATCAGAACTTTATAAAGTCATTCTAAAGCAGGTAGAATGACCTTGCTAAAGTCATTCTATGCTGTTCTGTCTTAGCAACATACAACAGAAGCATATCAAAGAAGACTTTAAGTATTATCTTAAATAACAAGAATAATACATGTCACTCATTATCAAGATAACATTAACAAGGTAAGAATGTTTAGCTAcaatacattgaaaaaaattaaaaaaatggccattacTCTGTCAAGAACCATGTGTTTTCTCCTATGTGCGCTTCTTCACACTCAGCCCAAATTGCCACATGATGATCTGAGCTGAGAGAGTCAACAAAACCACCTAAGGGTTACTACACAAATGCATTTCCATACACTTGCTGTGCATTACATTGTCTAGACTGGTGCAAAAGCAAGCCATCAAATTGTTCTTGAGAATAAGCCTTGGTCAACTTTCATGAACACTAGCATGTGTGCTATTTAAAACTGACACAAAGGAAATAGCTTTCatagatataaaaaaaccccaaaacattaacCACGTTAAAGAGTTCTCATGCATTCATGGTGGCATGTCTGAATCCTTCT includes:
- the TDRD7 gene encoding tudor domain-containing protein 7 isoform X7, giving the protein MSLLQFFLGSEKRLTVPPRFQKELQVHLSRSSSVDSNDNLKTSIAETHTVASAPSAANVNEVQSRIIEILSKCSSGVWVSKMPQIYREMYWEELSTAVLRQLENWPHVCTVEKVHRGDQMDGLLYPAKKIPPVAKGDTEQEKASQNVTSSKVDPLLKPNVETTPASLSSDVKQKVVNILLKYSSGLWANALPKLYQDTYQVKFPEDILNNLELLSDVCIVDYVSEVPRKAILYAKPQRCIDENLNVTEKVQRHDGVKATAEQQYEESKDQYPENITVPPLIIPSEGSVSVMVLELKNTNEVLIRYVGKDYSSAQEQMEDDMKAYYSQNSTVSLAQSLSVGQLVAVHAEEDAWLRARIISLEDNRIKVCYVDHGFSEFVENNSVYKLQKQFYSLPFQAAKCKLAGLEAFCDDPVLVKTVELQTCFKIFAVEILEKSDIPLLVLYDTSGEDDININATCLKALYDKSLELHLQVDALYTNVKVTSVFSDGSLYCQVPSKGLSRLSEILQKLEDYFHYKQTSEFSVSLPFCGKICLFPSKGKWARVEIRLIHSRRALDVQFMDTGTAATVKISELREIPPQFLREVIAIPPQAIKCCLADLPPNTGMWTPDAVLWLRDTVTNCPEFSMKVVKQDGSKGITHIYLFAPENFPDTDRSVNRQIKNADLWKHQKDVFLSVTPSGTSSTKVASDAVSALQLTSGRVEKSLSDSAREPSSAASTIDMPPPLPLSKTGELMDVYVSVACHPGHFIVQPWKELHNLEALMEEMILYYSRAEDKPVNVEKNKLYAAKIENQWYRVIIKGILRNGFLSVYELDYGKHEFVSIEKVRPLMDTFRKLPFQAITAQLAGVKSQQWSEEASIVFRNLVEKKPLVAQIEAVNESTNSWDRKIVTFLVDTSHPDTDIWIHDFVSQSLVEFSKDD